The DNA sequence TATCAAGCATGACTTTACACATATAATGCAGTTTCTTGAGCCTTTTTGTACATCTATGAgttcgatttttctcaaaaaatacatttagccCCATAtctcacacacatttttatctcacaaacaTAATTATGCATGCAAAAACACACTATAAACAGACAACAAAGGTAAGTGACATAACAaataatctatattaaatgAACTACAGCCCATAAGCATGTAGAGCAAAAGTTTAAAAGCcaaatttgaaaaagtaaatcatcattaaaagaaaagtttattcAAGTTAAATGAATATACTTCGTTTAAAAACATTCTATAGTTTATTTAaggagatagttcacccaaaaatgaaaatgatcccatgatttactcaccctcaagccatcctaggtgtatatgactatctacttttaaacgaacacaatcagagatatatttaaaaatattattgctcttccaagctttataatggtaatgaatgggggccagattttgaagcccaaaaaaattcatccatccattataaaaaataatccatacagctccagggggttaataaaggccttctgaagcgaagcgatgcgtttttgtaagaaaaatatccattgtgttcgtctgaaagaagatagtcatatacacctaggatggcttgagggtgagtaaatcatgggataattttcatttttgggtgaactatccctttaaagggtcaccctcatgccattccactcctgtaagaccttcgttcatcttcggaacacaaattaagatatttttgttgaaatccgatggctcagtgaggcctccatagccagcaatgacatttcctctctcaagatccattaatgtactaaaaacatatttaaatcagttcatgtgagtacagtggttcaatattaatattataaagcgacaagaatatttttggtgtgccaaaaaaacaaaataacgacttttatagtgatggccgatttcaaaaaactgtttcattaagcttcggagcgttatgaatcttttgtgtcgaatcatgattcggatcgcgtgtcaaaccgccaaactgctgaaatcacgtgactctggcgctccgaaccgctgattcgacacaagattcataacgctccgaagcttcatgaagcagtgttttgaaatcggccaacACTATagaagtcgttatttagttttttttggcgcaccaaaaatattcttgtcgctttataatattaatattgaaccactgtactcacataaactgatttaaatatgtttttagtacattaatggatcttgagagaggaaatgtcattgctggctatgcaggcctcactgagccatcggatttcatcaaaaatatcttaatttgcgttccgaagattaacaaaggtcttacaggtgtggaacgacatgagggtgagtaattaatgacagaattttcatttatgggtgaactaaccctttaaacacctCCTTGACTCATTTGATGTTAGAAAATATGTAGTAAATTTCAAAgaacttcaattttttttaataaaaaagtggTAAGTGTAGTAATAACATGGTAAAAAGTTATGACTATTTTATAAGCTTATGTTTGACAAAGTCAAAACTGACCTGGATTGCAAAAATAGGCTGCAATTTTTTATGCGTCCTAAGTGTTACATGTCCCTTTTCAACAAAAATCTGTTTCCATTTAAACATTGCATACCTTTAGTTAGGAGAACACGGTCACAACCTGCAGCTGCTGCACAGCGTAAAATAGTCCCTAGGTTCCCAGCGTCACGTACATTGTCACATAACAGGAACAAAGGCACAGACTGGCGACGCGAGTCTTTTGGAAATGCCAGGCGGGAGACATCAGGTTTTGAGAATATAGCTGCGATTTGACAGAAACAGTGTGATTTGAGTTGTGTaataaacatttagaagtaaacTGGGTTTATAAGAGATTCGGCAACTGACCTATAACACCCTGAGGAGTGACCAGGTCAGACCAGGTCTTCATTTCTTCATATTTGACCTTGATGAGCTTGGCCTGCTGTAGTTTATCTAGAGGAAGCTCCTGCAGTCGCTCCACCGCACTGAAGAACAGCATCTGAGGAGACGCTCCAGCAGACAGAGCGTCACAGATCAGACGTCTGCCCTCCAGCAACACCTTACCTTCCTTTTCCCGAAAGGCTCTGGAGCGGGCCACACTGGACACCTTCCTGAGGGGACAATAAAatgattgtttgttttatgacaACTTTTTCtgtgataaaaaaataacaaccaAATGTTAATGAAGAAGTGCAAACACCATCTTCcaattcatgtgttttgaattGGTGGCATTTTCCAATAATATTTGTACTCACGCGAGTCTGTTATCTCCAGCAGGGGCCTTTTCGTAGCGCAGCCCACCAAGTCTGTCCATAATGTGTGGAGACTCTTCTGCACATTCAGAGACATGACCACTCCACTTCTTGTTGCCAGCTCTCTCAGAGACTTTCTCTTTGCAGTATTTCTTATCACTCTCAGAGAGGTTTTTGCCTTTTTGTTTGAACAGCTTTTGATTCATTTTATCAGCTGCTGCTTCATTTGATCTAATAAATGTCTCTCGTTCACCATCAGGATACAAGACCGCCACGGGTCTCCGCCGGAGGGCTCGGACATATCGCCTCGAATTCACCAAGATCTGGTTATGTCCTCTAAATAATAAACTATGTTCCCCGAAAATGACAAATCCACGACTCACGTTATACATGAGCGCTGCCATGTTTGTTGACTGCCACCTGCGTCACTGGGGATGAACTACCGACGTCCGATTCGTGAACGAATCGTTCTATCGAGTCGGATCTTTCCCAAGAGTTGGATGAATTGGTTCACTAAAGCGGTGTAGTGAGAAATCGGGTCTCCATCAACTATCAGTTAATAGTTATGCCAAGTGAACACAAACagcattaaatttaaaatatggaTATAACTGCTTACTATatagtgcataataaaacaaattagacataatgcaatttatttcaattgataaaatgttaatgcataatattaataataatgataaacgAATAAATAAATGCCATTACATAGTTCTTTTAATAACTGATTTGGACATTGTATGAGCGACACTGAATCGGTGGATTTGAAACTGAGGATCTGAATGAACAAATAGcagaaatcaaataaaatgtaggCTTGAATTAGGTTTACAACTTTTATGACAGTTTTATCAAAACACTTAGGAAACAGGTGCATATAAAACTAAATGTCTTTTTGAGCTGAATCATGGCTACAACAAACTGACAGCGACAGACGAAATTGCAAAACACACAACTTAATCGAAAACCACAGTGAAACAGCTATATTTTTGTCCGATTCTTTGGACCGAACTGTTCAAAGGAACCGATTCGTGTGGTTGATTCAGTTTTCCCACCACTAGAATGGACTGTACCAAAGAATGATATAAGAATTGACCAAGAAATATGTTACACATATTCAATTTAATATGTCGTAGTTCTTTTTTgctttacaaaaatataatgaataacgTAATATGCCCTTATATATAATGGCATTTCAAATGCACGTagaaattaaacattaattttggTTTAGTCTGTGGGATGTCGATAGCAGAGCAGTCGATCGTAAGACGTGTGTGTGTCGCTACAGAGTGTGTGATCGTCGCGTTTACAGTGGGAGACTTTAGAGAGTGATGGCACTTAGAAGAGcactacattttgtttttaaagtaggAGACAGGACCAGAACAGCCACTTTTTACAGGGATGTCTTAGGAATGAAGGTAGAAGTGATGTCTACTGACCTTATTGTAATATTCCAGTTCTGTCTTCTAAATGCACTGAGAACTTTGCCTCCTAATAATGTTGATAAGACAGTTAATGATGTTATTGTCAAATGCAGTTTTGACACGTCGCATATTTTCTGTGTTCAGTATCAAATTCCAGatttataaacaataataaatgactCTAATCTACAGATTCTGCGTCATGAAGAATTTGAGGAGGGCTGCAAAGCAACCTGCAATGGGTTAGtcatattttaatagttttttgtttttattgtatctGACTAGCTTAATTAACTACCTATATAACCTGTATCAAGGGCACATCCGAAACATAGATCTGCTCTTGTGTTTTCAGTCCATATGATGGGAAATGGAGTAAAACCATGGTGGGCTTTGGACCAGAAGATGACCACTTTGTGGCAGAGTTGACCTATAATTATGGAGTGGGTGAATATCGGCTTGGCAATGACTTCCTGGTAAATtccttaaacatttaaacattgaaaCCACACATACAGTAGGATACAAACATCCGAGacctttgaaaataaataaataaataaataatataaaattttatatatatatatgacaggtggtctaataaatttgttaagcactatacatatataatttttatttccaAGTTTAAATTAatgtgataaataaaataacataaaaaacaagGATTTTGAAACAAATATGACATAATGAAAAGTTATGTTGTAAAATCTAAGAATCTTTATTATTTGTAGGCCACTaataaaatgtacatacatttgtGAAACTGATCATGTGCACTTAtttgtaccaaaaaaaaaaaaatctagcttcCGATGCTCTTTGGATCATTTTCAAATCATACTGGATAACATGATCATCATAATTTTTCAATTCAGCTTTTCACTTGAATTGACATATTACAACCATTTATATTTAggtattaaaggaacactccactttttttgaaaataggctcattttccagctcccctagagttaaacagttgagttttaccattttcgaatccattcagccgatctccgggtctggcggtaccacttttagcatagcttagcatagctcattgaatctgattaggccgttagcatctcgctcaaaaatgaccaaagagtttcggtatttttcctatttaaaacttgtctCTTTTGTAGTAACATTGTGTACTAAGgccgacagaaaatgaaaagttgcgattttctaggccgatatggctaggaactatactctcattctggcgtaataatcaaggaactttgctgccgtaccatgggtgcagcaggcgcaatgatattacgcagtgtctctcacaaatgtcttcatggttgcaaggcacgctccctgtgcaagcaggggtcacaggcgctgcgtaatatcattgcgcctgctgcacccatggtacggcagcaaagttccttgattattacgccagaatgagagtatagttcctagccatatcggcctagaaaatcgcagcttttcattttctgtcggtcttagtacacaatgtaactacagaagagtcaagttttaaataggaaaaatatcgaaactctttggtcatttttgagcgagatgctaacggtctaatcagattcaatgaactatgctaagctatgctaaaagtggtaccgccagacccggagatcggctgaatggattcgaaacggtaaaactcaactgtttaactctaggggagttggaaaatgagcctattttcaaaaaaagtggagtgttcctttaaatcaGAATGAAATAGAAGCATTTTCTCTAGCAGTTTCTGGTTTTTGGCCCACACTGACTGTATATTTTCTGTTAAATGGGATCCTGATCTTTCCTCTATCTATGTTCTTCAATATTAGGGTCTCACTCTCCAGTCTAGTCAGGCTGTGAGTAATGCTAAGAGGTTAAACTGGCCTCTCACACAAGTTGGAGATTCTCTCTACATGACCGAAGCTCCGGGAGGATACCGCTTCTTCCTTATAGACAAGGAACAGCCGAAATGTGGTGGGTATTTGCATGAAGCTTGTGTTAAAATAGAGATGTGACAACTTCTTTTATGAAATGTGGAAGCAAATATATGAGGTAACTGTAGTAGTTAATCGTGCCATTATATACTGACTCCTAACTGATTGTTTCTTTTCTTGGTAATAGATCCTGTCCAGAAAGTCTCCCTGGCAGTGTCTGATCTGCAGCGTTCTATTCATTATTGGTCTGCCCTGCTGGGAATGAAAGTTATTGAGAAAAATGAGGACAAAAAGATTGCCTTAATGGGATTCTCAGATAATCAGGTTTGGCTGAAAATAAtccatttattatatttttggcaataattaaattatgagGACATGCCACTCACCAAGACCTTTTGAATTCATGTCGAGTTTGGTTATCCTCTTTTTATAAAACTTCTATCAGGCCCTTATGGCAGGAaattaatttatacaaatacatatacacactGCAGTTCAAAAGCAAATTAATTAAAGAATTagtactttcattcagcaaggatcaaaagtgacagtaaagacatattatactgttacaaattatttttatttcaaataaatgttctttttttttacttttatactcatcaaaaatttataataataagaaatgtttcttgagcagcaaatcagcatattacactgatttctgaaggatcatgtgacactgaagactggagtaatgatgctgaaaattcagctttgcgtcacagaaataaatcacattttaaaatatattcaaatagaaaacagttcttttaaattataataatatttcacaatatttctattttttactgtatttttgaccaaacaAATCCAGccctggtgagcagaagagactttaaaaatcttactgaccacaaactttgcttttgtagtgtaagCTGGAGTTACAGGACATTGGAGGCGCTGTGGAACATGGAACTGCTTTTGGAAGGATCGCATTCGCTTGCCCTCGGGATCAGGTCAGATAATTCACTCAGAACCAACATCCACATCAGATTTTACTTGgtgtaattttaatgaaaagtCTTTGTTTTGCAGTTACCAGACATTGAGGCcctaatgaaaaaagaaaagcacaaaATCCTCACTCCTCTTGTGAGTCTGGACACACCTGGAAAAGCCACAGTGGAAGTCGTCATTCTTGCAGATCCTGTGAGAATTTATTGTGTAATGTTATTGTTGAGTATTTGCCAAATGTACGCTTGGCTGACTCTGTTCTCCACATAATGTAGGATGGTCATGAGATCTGCTTTGTGGGTGACGAGGCATTCAGACAGCTTTCTGCCATGGACCCGAAGGGGAATGAGTTACTGGATCAGGTAATCAGTCTCTCTGACATTACAGagtataaaataaatcatgtgaTACACTTACAAGCCGcattcatgtgttttctttttggGTTTTTTACAGGCCATGGCTGCAGATAAGAGTGACGAGTGGTTTGCCAAACACAACAAGCAGAAGGCTTCAGCATAAAGACTGTCTGGCATCATTGACACTGCGTGAAAAGATCCAGGGTGTGCAGTCAACcagattattgttattatacaTTTCAAGGGTTTACTAATGATTATTCAGGTttcttttatgaaaataatgactATTCTATCAAGAACATCTTACAGTCCCCAAAAGTGCATTTGGACACACACTTATGGACATGATGAAAAGTATGTATATTTGATTTTGGTTTAAGTAAATCCTCATGATTATGTTGTTATTCTCTTAAAAGTGTAAATATGTTTGATAAATAAAGAGGATAATCAGTAAGTgaaatgttacaaatattcagtggctattaaaataaacatttccttTGGTGCCATAcaaattaattgcaattattaGTTTACGATTACAAATGCATAGAAGCATCAATGGTACATTCCATAGTGCagagaaagaaattatataaagtgtgtttaattaattgaaaatatCAACACTTCCaagttttgttaattaaaaaattaaataaaaaacaagcagTGTTGTCATAATTACAGCAGAAATAACAGAGAAAACATTGCAGCCAAACTGAGGGGCCTTCTAATCAAAAAGGTTAGGTGTTTTCGATTTAAAGCGGCGCCGCGCAGACCTATCGGTGTatggcatcaaagtaccgcgagagcgattcgaaAGCATACGGAAGcgtctgctctctaatcgctctcgcggtattttgatgtcatacaccggtCAGTATGcgcagcgccgcttcaagtcgaacacacctgtATGGTAGGTGACCTGTGGTCAGGTCAGGTGACAACTTCTGAGATAAAGATGACAGTCAGCTGACTGTCCAAATCATCAAACTGACAATTTGCATACTGTCAtttataacagtaaaaataaGACAAGCATTGCAGGATTGCGTCCTATAAAGATGGTAAGACTTATTAAACGTTTGTGGCTCTTTagttaaaataacaaacaaaatatttaaaaaaaaaaaaaaaaaaaaaattctgtgcgCTCCCCAtggacttttattatgaaaaactcacattagatctaaaaagttaatatttctGCCTTCACACTTGAAACAATATTACAAGTGGAAAGCCCATTACTTGAATCCTAATTCAAAATGAAATCTGGTTTATCATCCTTAAaacgtatgtatttttaattatgtattttaagaGGAATATAATCATGATTAGCGTGTCAGTTTGTTGTCAGAGGGCTGTCATGTTCCTGTTGCTAGCTAAGTTAGCCTAGCATGAGACGGAGGGGCGGTGTACACGTAAAGATCCATAGGTCTGCATTACAAACCATTTCAGGTGGGTAACCCGacttaaaaatgcaaattacaATGAAAACCTTAATTAGCTAGTTAAATAACTCTTGGTTTGGATGTGTGCAGTATTGTTTTGTGCGGTATTGCAAGATCCGCCCAAAAGCAGTTTGCAGTGCCAGAGTGGCACAACACTGAGACTTAAAATCAAATTATTAGATTGTGTTGGGAATAAAACTCaacataatattaatgttatattttttattgcataAAGCTCTCAGTTTGGCATTGTGAAATGGTGATTAATGCAACACAGTCTGGTACTGTGTCAGTATTCAGTTGTAGGCTTGTAACTTGTGGTATTTTGAATAACTAATATTTCAGAAAACActgaatatatgtatataagaTTATTTAAGATGAGTTCATATTGGTagatgtatttatttggtttgtTAAAATGAATCCTTAAACTTTCATCCTTTTCACCCCTGTTCAGGTGAATGTATTAACTAATAACTACCATGTTTTGTTGATAATTCTAGAGTAATTACTGCCAGTGACTGTTTGACAGGTGGTCTGGAGTCAGCGTGCCATGATTGTAGGCTAAATGTGAAGAAACATCTGCAGCACAATGTCTGCTCTGCTGATTGCCATATCAGTATTTCTCATCTTGGCAGTTGTATTCATTTCACTATTTAGGTAAGAATCCAACATTCAAGAATGAATATGTCAACTTACACAAGTAAAGTTACTTGCAAACTCTACATTAAAACCTATGAAATACTCTCctcttcatgttttattagatGGTTTGCTTGCAGTTTAGCTGTCCGTTTTTTCCACAATGTCCTGAACGCTGAGCTCAAGATCAAATCTGTGGGTCTGTTCTCGGTGCGAGGAATCAGTGTTCAGTTTCAGCCTCAACACACTCTGGTGGGTTTGGTTTCTGCATCAATAAAACATTGCACTACTCCTTATAACAGCCCTGTCCTCTTAACCCTACAAAGTTTGACATGAAATATGCCTcagaaaaattattataatttttttttcttccaatgGAAGAGTTTATTGAAActttaggcaaaaaaaaaaaaaaagttgtatcatgtttgatacatcaggcttttatgatATAAAAGTATATGAAGTTCTTACCtgaggagggaaaaaaaacacctcagctttattcagaggcccaaactgagcaaaaatatgcaatttggtgcagttgctgatatttatatggctaaaaagttgaaattctgaTAGACtgtaatgtaaattaataagatttttaaaacagcatagaagactacttgcataaaatgcatataaaatcaGTTTGTCACACTGTATATCCCAATAATGTCTTAAGATTATATCTGAATGCTTAGTTGTATGATCAAagctcttttaaattgtaaaatgcaatctgacacaatgatgattgagagatgtacaaataaacattcctcGAAAGtctcacattttaacatgatttttttacACATGAAGTAAACTGAAGGTATGCTAGTTCACTAAttttcatcttgaaatattaagcaatatattattattgcattattcGATAGCAATGAAtgttattcttacatttactgTATTAAAATCAGAAAAGATTTTTACAGCAAACAGACACGTGTACCATGACCTAAAGGGAACGTATTTACAATTATattaaaaggccttttacttgctaaaaaaagtataaactatcaatcatgTGATTGAAGTCATGTGGTAGATTGTGCAACAGGTTTTCAGccaagttttgatcatgttgataatttagaaatttgcatgtcaaatatgatacagtaggatTTAGAGCTGCAACtgctttaatgttttatatgttttcTAGCGCTATAAAGCgtttttctcttttgtgttttgcaggaAATTGACAGGATATGGATTTCTTGTAAACTAGTTAACCCGGACTTGCCGTAAGTATAGTAATGGGATGTAGTTAGAATTAAATATTGTCTTAATGATCGTATTTCATTGTCTTGTATTTCATAGGAGGTTTTTGGCGTTGTGTGTGGGTGAGGCCCGGGTCCGCTTTCGACCTGCAGGAGCCCTTCAGGCCCCGGGCTCCCAAAAGCAATGAAGAAAATACTAAAAAACCTGCTCTGAGTCCCTCTACTCTGCATTTCTTCTCTCAGGTGATCACCATTTAGAACTTGAATTTCATTTAGAGTTTTGGAGTGTTCAAGGTTCAATACAGGTTAAGCTTAATGCATACCCAACAAGCTGAAGATTACCACAGAAGATAATTTCATATCATTCTGCTGAAAAGAAAATTATAGTATATCAACTCAAGATTTAAACATTACTAAGTCTACTGGTCTGTGCACAATTATATCCAACCGTTTGTCTcctttacacacattttcatttgaaagagTTCATGTAAGTTCTTATAAAAAGAATGCCTTTCTCTATGGACTTCTATTGAAAAAGTGTTACTGTAAATGTGATTGTTTTTTATACAATTCATTTAAAGTTTTCAGTTGTCTCTGTTTTGTAGCTTCTGTCATTCCACATCGACTCCATAAATGTGATGGTGTTGAATCTGGCCCTGCCTGAGTCACTCTGGCACATGACGTCCTCTGCCATCGCTTTGCTGCTGGATCATCAAAGTAAAAGGTGATTAACCTCTGATAAAGGAGAACTTCTGCTCTTTATAAAGACCTTTGCATGGTGTTGTGTGACTAATAGCTGTGTGCATTGTGGGTAGAGCTCAGGGCTGGCAACTAGATGGGATGCATTGATTTTAGCCGGTAACTATTTTCATGTTGTGGGCGTGactaatataaatgaataacaaTTGGCCATGAAAGAGGAATACATGGCCAATATTAAAGTTCTAAactattttgtataaataaattgaaagtaaaaaaaaaaaaaatcctaaaatcagtcatgttaatatattttatatttaagtgttattaaattattagtggtttttttttttttttttaagattactTTAAGTTAGCGTTAGATGAGGGAAACAGAACACTACTACTATTCAAAGTTTGGGTTTGGCAAGATTTTAAAGTTTTGGGCAGAAgtctctcttctgctcaccaaggctgcatttatttgatccaaattacaataaaaacagtaatattgtaaaatattattacaatttaaaacaactgtattatattttaaaatgtcatttatttctgtgatgcaaagctgaattttcagcatcattaatccagtcttcagtgtcacatgatccttcagaaatcattctaatatgctgatttgctgctcaagacacattatcatcttattattatcattgttggaaacagtttTTGGGTTATTTGGTACAAAATTGTGCAgtcctacaaacaagcacagcaaacctggggaaaaacacattttaatttgatttcccCAATTCATGCAGCTCTACTGCGAACTCAACTCTATTAaacatttctattattattattgatgtttaaaataattgtgctgcttaatattatgatggaaaccatgatacttttttctggAATTTTTCCTGAAgaggaagttcaaaagaacaaaaatagaaatcttttttaaaatagaaatcatttgtaacaatgttttaattgtcacttgatcaatttaatgtgtccttgctgaataaaactattaaaaaaaaaaaaacttactaaccccatacttttgaatgggagtgtaatctaaatgtaaaaataggggaAGCTAACAtgtacaattaaatatccaatatctatcgatattgatatttttctttttgtccagTATTGTCCAATAACCGACCagtatattgtgcatccctattcAATTTCCCACAAGGATCAAGCCACAAACTTGGACCATTTTGCCCCTGAGcaagcatttaaagagacagatTACCCAAATTCCCACTAAAATGCCAACTTCTTGATATGTTGTTAGGTTGGCCTGGGATTTCTCAGTGGGACAACTTAGCAGTAAAGTTCTGAAGAGCAGCAGACTGGTATGTACaccacacatactgtacatgtgtTAAGGTTTTACTTCACTATGTTGTgtacaaaacataaataattgGATTACAAGGTGATAACAGAGTGCCTGGTCTCTCATTAGCAGGACACTTGTCTGGCTGAGGTGTCCCTGAGTCTGGCCCTAAATGGTGACGTGAGTCTGCCTGATCTCAGACCAGGCCGTCTGGGACTGTGTGTCAGAACTCTGCTGGCTGAACTTCACGAGGGTCTGTTCCTCAGCCAGTTACCCAAACTTCCAGGATCTGCTCCAGCTCACGGCACCATTCAAACTGCAGGTTTGACCGAACCAGGTTTTAATTTTGAGATACACGCTttaaattagggctgcacgattaaacATTATACTGCCGTGAAATGTCTTAGTGCAAATATACAGCACTGtgtttatttacacaaaatattttatattctagtATTTTCAGTGTCTCAGAGCAGCTCGATTCACAGTAAATTCTACTCCATGTGAACTCCATCTCTGCAGCTGCTCTGAGTTTGGAACACTTATAACATGCTTTTGGGAACGCAACATGCACCAAACATCTTTGCAAACTTGTAATGAGAAAAATTGCTAATGAACAGGCTGTTGTCAACAAAAGAAATTTGTGGGCTTCCTGTGGttttcataacatttaaaattatgtattttttacagtgaaatattacaatagtgatttattttgtttaatgtttctattttgtgatatggtaccactttacaataaggtttcattagttaatgttagttaatgtat is a window from the Ctenopharyngodon idella isolate HZGC_01 chromosome 15, HZGC01, whole genome shotgun sequence genome containing:
- the mrm3a gene encoding rRNA methyltransferase 3A, mitochondrial, which encodes MAALMYNVSRGFVIFGEHSLLFRGHNQILVNSRRYVRALRRRPVAVLYPDGERETFIRSNEAAADKMNQKLFKQKGKNLSESDKKYCKEKVSERAGNKKWSGHVSECAEESPHIMDRLGGLRYEKAPAGDNRLAKVSSVARSRAFREKEGKVLLEGRRLICDALSAGASPQMLFFSAVERLQELPLDKLQQAKLIKVKYEEMKTWSDLVTPQGVIAIFSKPDVSRLAFPKDSRRQSVPLFLLCDNVRDAGNLGTILRCAAAAGCDRVLLTKGCVDAWEPKVLRAAMGAHFRLPVFPNLDWDEISKHLPKDVIVHVVDNCSNFTKDPASAPVSEQIENVTSDEYSESDSDEESDDELSLPCVKPQVYHESWAQRSTALVIGGETRELSLEALRLAEETKGRRLFVPMAPGVESLNSAMAASILLFEGRRQLLMLSEKTRRRARSKMF
- the glod4 gene encoding glyoxalase domain-containing protein 4, whose translation is MALRRALHFVFKVGDRTRTATFYRDVLGMKILRHEEFEEGCKATCNGPYDGKWSKTMVGFGPEDDHFVAELTYNYGVGEYRLGNDFLGLTLQSSQAVSNAKRLNWPLTQVGDSLYMTEAPGGYRFFLIDKEQPKCDPVQKVSLAVSDLQRSIHYWSALLGMKVIEKNEDKKIALMGFSDNQCKLELQDIGGAVEHGTAFGRIAFACPRDQLPDIEALMKKEKHKILTPLVSLDTPGKATVEVVILADPDGHEICFVGDEAFRQLSAMDPKGNELLDQAMAADKSDEWFAKHNKQKASA